Genomic window (Paraglaciecola psychrophila 170):
GTTATACAATATTAATAGAATTCTAGCATTAACTGCGCTTTTTGTTTGCTTCACCAACAACGCGTTTGCTACTAACAATTCTAGTTGTGACCCAGGAGATTCTACTCCACCGACGTCAACAACCTGTGATACGTGGGAAGGAGCTTTAAATTATGATCTGTACACCACAGAAAGTAATGTCGAAATTGGTACAGACTTTTCGACTGGTGGAAATATTAATATTGATGGCGTATCTATAAAAGTATCAGCTTGGTCTGATACATACGGAAATAACGATGACATTGTTGTTGAAGGACAAGTTGCAGGTCCATGGCCAAGCAACGGTGAAGTTGGATATGGTATTAAGAATCAAGATGAATTAGATTATGGAGATTATAAAAACGGTGGTTATTCACATGCAATAGATAATCTGCGTGGAAGAACAACTGATTACGACATGGTCCTATTTTCTTTTTCAGAAGAAGTTTCTTTAGCTGGTGCCAGTTTCAGCTGGCTGAATCCGGATGAGGACGTAGATTCCCAACAAATCACAGTTGTAGGATTAGATAGCATACAGGGATTATCTGGCTCAACTTGGGCTAATATTGCATCTAGTAATTCTGTGGTAAACGCTGGGTCATTTCAAATTGAAAAATGTGATGATGTTTATCTTTCAGATTTCACCACCACCAAAACAGCTCAATACTGGTTAGTCGGAGCTTATAACACAGCATTTGGATATGTCAGCGATTTCAGCAAAAAAGATGATGCCTTCAAGCTTGCCAGCATTGGCTTTGATAAAAAGAAAACACCTGCCGAAAAACCACCCACATACGTAGATGCTCCAGGCTCATTTGCTCTACTAATATTAGGCGGTGGATTGATGGCTTGGCGCAGACGTAAAACTCAATAATTTGTAAACAATTCAGATTAAAAAAGGTGGCATATGCCACCTTTTTTGTTCAAACTCTTGTCATCAAATCTAGTAAAAACAGACTTAATTTCCAATGCAAATTAAAATCATTATTCTAATTTTTATCTATGGCTTCGGTCATTTTAGTGTTTATGCCAGTTCGCTCGGTGATTACGAAAAAGCACTCACCTCTTACAATGCAAAGCAATATGATGAGGCATTCATTCATTTAAAGAATAGTTTGCAGCAAGACCCAGATAATTTGGTAGCGAAAATTTTAATGGGCCAACTATTATTAATTAATGGTTATTTGTCAACCGCAGAAATTGAGTTCTATGAAGCTTTAGAACAAGGCGCAGATATTAATATTATTGCCGAACCTTTAGGCAATACTCTACTTCTACAAAATAAGTACCGTGATATTTTAGACCTCAATTACGCAGATGAACTTGCCAATCAACAAAAGATAAAATGGTTGCAGATCCGCGCAAGTGCATGCATAAGATTAAAACAGTATAGTTGTGCAGAAAAAGCCTATGAAGACAGTTTAGTAATAGACCCTAATAGTACAATGTCTTTAAATGGTTTAGCTTCATTAGCACTGTTTCGAAAGCAGTACACAATAGCAAACGCTTATATTGGTCAAGCGCTAGCTATATCTGAAGCCGACGCAACCACATGGCGACAAAAAGGCCAACTGGCAAGAGTAAATGGAGATATTGACAAGGCTATTGAATACTTTCAGCAAGCACTTCAATTAAACAATGACGACCCATTAACCCTGCGTGGTCTTGCTGATTTGTATCTAGAAAGTAATGATTTTGACGGCGCACGCACGTTTATAAATCAAATTATTGAAAAAACCCCTGACGACCCTTTAGCGATTCTGCTAAGTAGTTGGTTAGACAGTAAAGATAAATCAAAACCCGTCAATAATAAACGTTTAAACAAGCTCAATGCGATTTTATCTAGCCTAGGGCCAGAAGTAATCGCTGAACAACCCGAGCTACTTTACATCAGTGGTTTAATTGCTTTTTTTAATGGTAACACTGAACAAGCCTCAAAAGACTTTGCTAAATACCTGACTAAAAATCCCAACGACATACAGGCTGTTATACTGTTAAGTCGCACTTACATGGCAACACAACAAAATAAACAAGCATTACTATTACTAGAGAAGCATCAAAATAAATTACTTAAAAACCTTGATTCCGCCCTGCTATTAGGTGAGTTATTTATCAACGCAAACCGATCTTTTAAAGCACAAAGCCTGGTTGAAGAACTTGAACAATTTTATCCAAAAGATCCCCGCTTAGAGTTGTTTAAAATAAAACTAATGATGGTTCGCGGTAAGCAAGAAGAAGCATTAGCTATATTAGACTCAAACTTAGCTCAAAACTTAAGTAACCCGACTTTTTTATTCACATATAGTATGTTGAACCTGCAAGCTGGAAATAAAGATAAGGCACTCGAGGGTGCTAACGATTTAATCAAACTCTATCCAGATGACGCCAACTTTCTAAATTTGAAGGCCGGTATTCTAATTCGATTAAACCAATTAGATACTGCAATTGCGTTCATCGATAAAACGTTAAGTATTGAACCTAAATTGTTTCCAGCTAAGTTCAACTTAGCTTCAATTTATAGTCGTAAAGGTGACTTACAGCAGTCTAATGAACTAATAGAAAGTTTATTAAAGGTGTCGCCAACTCATCTTCAAGTATTAACGTTACAAGCTCATAATTTTGTTGCTAACAATCAATTACAAGAAGCGATAAAAATTTATAGCGACATAATGGTGTTAAATCAAAGTGACAACTATTCAAAAAGCCAATTAGCCAGCATCTACATGCGCATGGGCGATTACGATAAAGCTCTTTATCACTTGGACCGCTTGTTAACGGAAAACTTTGATAATGTTGACTACCAATTACAAAAAGCACAAGTTTTACTCGCATTAAAACGGTATTTAGAGTTAGAAGAAATTTTAAAGCGTGTCAGTTTTTATTCTGATTTATCACTAGATTCTCTGGTTCTGACAAGCCAACTTCAAAGAGCTATTAATGATTATACGGGGGCTATTACTTCTCTTTCAGCTGCTGAAAAATTAGCACCTGACAATAGCTTTATTACCCTAGACAAAGTCAAATTGTTAATTGACACATCCCAGCTTGATGACGCATCTAAAATCATTATTGCAATTGAACCTAAGAATCTTGAAAACCCCAATTTTTGGTTAGTTAAGGCACTTTATTCCAATGCGCTTAAAAGTGAAACTAAGGCGATAAATTACCTAAAAACTGCTCTTGAACTTGATCCTAATTATCATCAAGCCTTAGTCATCTTATACAATATGGAGTTACGCGGCAGTCAAGAAGCTGGATTTTCAAAGCAAGCAAAAGCTTTGCTTGCAGTAAACCCTAATAATATTTTGGCGAAAAACTTACTAGCCCAGTTCTACTTCACAAAGCAGGATTTTGCACGAGCCTCCACTTTATATGCAGAATTGTTAGAGGCAGAAATTCAAATAAACAAAGCAGAAATATACAATAAACTAGCCATAATGAGTGTAGAAAGCGATCTAGAACAAAGCGCAGAGTACATAAAAAAAGCATTTGCATTAAACGAAAACGATGAGCAGATACTCGATACTTATGGTTGGGTACTCAGTCTACAAGGAGGCTATGAAGAAGGTTTAGGGTTACTAAGAAAAGCCTTTGCTCGAGACTCTAGCAACCCAGAAATAAGGTATCACATTGGTTTTACTTTGATTAAATTGGGCCGGGTAGATGAGGCAAAAAAAGAACTGAGTATCGCGGTTAACGTTCAACGACCTTTTTATAATCGTGCTAAAGCTAAAGATTTACTAAATAATCTGAACTAAAACACCGATACGTAATTGGCAATCCCCGTTTAGTACAAATTTTATCTATATCAACCGGGGAGTTTACACAAACTAAATAATAGTCATCTTGTCCGCTTTAACGTCAATTGTTACCACACCATCGACCCCAAGTGTGCCAGCTAATATTTTTTGCGCCAAAGGGTTTTCTATTTCAGTTTGAATAGCGCGTTTTAAAGGTCTTGCACCATAAACAGGATCGAAACCTGCATCTGCAATTTTATCTAAAGCTTCAAGGCTCAATTCCAATTTATAACCTTTCTCTGCGAGTCGCTCCCTTAAGGAGCACAACTGTATCTTGGCTATTGCTTTGATCTGCTCTTTACCGAGAGGGTGGAATACTACAATGTCATCTACTCGGTTAAGAAACTCAGGCCTGAAATGTTCGCCGACTGCGTTCATGACTAAACCTTTCATCTGTTGATAATTACTTTCACCGCTAACCTCTTGAATAATATCAGAGCCAAGGTTAGAGGTCATAATGATTACCGTATTCTTAAAGTCGACGGTTCGACCTTGGCCATCAGTTAATCTGCCATCATCTAAGACCTGAAGTAAAATATTAAACACATCAGGGTGTGCCTTTTCTACTTCGTCGAGTAATATAACGGAGTAAGGTTTACGTCTTACTGCTTCTGTCAGGTAACCCCCCTCTTCATAACCCACATATCCAGGAGGTGCACCTACCATACGTGCCACAGAGTGCTTTTCCATAAATTCTGACATATCGATACGCACCATGGCATTTTCAGTATCAAATAAGAAATTAGCCAGTGTTTTACACAGTTCTGTTTTGCCTACACCGGTTGGGCCTAAAAATAAGAAAGAACCTATAGGACGGTTAGGATCTGATAATCCTGCCCGTGATCGGCGTATAGCATTAGCAACTGCCGTCACAGCTTCGCTTTGGCCAACAACACGTTTATGCAAGGCCTCTTCCATGGCCAATAACTTGACTTTTTCACCTTCAAGCATCTTTGAAACAGGTATACCTGTCCAGCGTGATAACACATCGGCAATCTCACTTTCAGTCACCTTGTTTTTTAACAAAGTGGTCTCTTGCGTTTCAGACTCTGTGGCTACTTCCAGTTTAGCTTCAAGCTCAGGAATTCTGCCATATTGTAATTCTGACATTCGGCTTAAATCTGAAGCTCTGCGGGCAATTTCTAAATCGAGTTTGGCCTGCTCTAACTCAGAGCGAATCGTTTGCGTACCTTGCATGGCTTGTTTTTCTGCAATCCAAATTGTCTCAAACGCAGAGAACTTATGTTCAGCCTGCTCGCGCTCCAATTCTATTAACTCTAAACGCTTGTGACTCGCCTCATCCTTTTCTTTAGATAAGGCTTGCTCTTCGAGTTTAAGCTGAATGATACGTCTTTCGAGCTTATCCATATCTTCTGGTTTTGAGTCCATTTGCAATCTAATACTCGATGCAGCTTCGTCAATGAGATCGATTGCTTTATCAGGTAGTTGCCGATCACTGATATATCTGTGAGACAAAGACGCCGCAGCTACAATAGCCGGATCGGTTATCTCTACTGAATGGTGTAATTCGTAGCGTTCTTTTAAACCGCGTAAAATTGCGATGGTGTCTTCTACGCTGGGTTCTTCTACTAATACTTTTTGAAAGCGACGCTCCAGAGCTGCATCCTTCTCAATATATTGACGATATTCATTTAAAGTAGTGGCACCAACACAATGTAACTCCCCTCTAGCCAGTGCAGGCTTGAGCATATTGCCGGCGTCCATTGCTCCCTCACCTTTACCTGCACCTACCATAGTGTGCAATTCATCGATGAATAGAATAACTCGACCTTCTTCTTTACTCAGTTCGTTAAGCACTGCTTTTAAGCGTTCTTCAAACTCCCCTCGAAATTTTGCTCCAGCTATTAATGAACCCATATCGAGGGACAACACACGTTTATTCTTTAATCCCTCTGGCACTTCAGAGTTTATAATACGCTGAGCTAACCCCTCAGCAATAGCTGTTTTACCCACACCAGGCTCACCAATTAATACGGGGTTATTTTTAGTTCGACGTTGTAATACTTGAATGGTACGACGGATTTCATCGTCCCTCCCGATGACAGGGTCTAATTTTCCCTGTTCGGCACGCGCGGTGAGATCAGTGGTAAATTTATCTAAAGCTTGGCGCACATCTTCAGCGTTTTGGTCAGTGACTTTTTGCCCTCCACGCATTTTCTCTATCGCTTTCTCAATCTTTTCTTGATCCGCACCTGACTGTTTAAGCAGCGCACCTAAACTGCCTTTATCTTGCAAGGCTGCCAAAACAAACACTTCTGATGTGATGTAATCATCTTTGCGTTTTTGTGCAATCTTATCGCTTAGGTTAAGTAGAACAACCGTACTTTTACCCAGCTGCACATCCCCGCCAGTACCTTCAATGCGAGGTAGCCTACCTAATGCCTCAGCTAACGCAGAACGCAAACTATTTACGTTGATATTGGCTTGATCAAATAACGGGCGCACAGAGCCACCTTGCTGATTAAGCAAAGCAGTCATTAAATGCACTGGCTCTATATATTGATGATCGCGACCTAAGGCCAAAGACTGAGCCTCTGATATGGCTGTTTGAAATTTACTGGTAAAACTATCTAAGCGCATAAAGTCTCTTCACTCCTACTTTGCATAGCTTGGTTATGGGTGCAATCTACATACTAAACAAGTCTGTTGCAGAAAGTATCCCGCCATAACATAGGTAATATTAAAATCAAATCAAACGACATACATTGACTAAGTAATAGAGCGTTAGCATATGAAAAATATACGGATTTACTAATAAAGATCGAGCTTAATACAAAATATCAATCAAGATAAATTGCACTAACCATCCTTCCTGTTGCTACGATAGGATTTGATTTGTTTGATACTTGATGCGTGGCCCGACGATGAGAAAAAAATAAATCGTGCTGTTGATAAGTACAATATTCGCCACCAAAAAATCTGAGTTATTCCCAAAGTAAACATTTTTCGCTTAGCTATTAGATAAAGATTAGCAAAATATTTCTCATCAGTATTTTGGCTATTGATCCTGAAAGCCTGAGGATAGTTGCTAAAGGTTTCTTTTATTTCTTTTCCTACTTCAAAGTGTCTTTGGCTAATAGCTGGTCCCATCCAAGCCATTAAAGTCTTTGGATGAACTGGCATTTTAGATACCGTATTTTCTATTACCCCATCGGCTAATCCACGCCAACCAGCGTGCACCGCCGCAACACAGAGACCTTGAACATCGCACAATAAAATGGGCAGACAGTCTGCGGTCATAACAGCACAAACTTGACTTTTTCTAGTGGAAAAACAGGCATCCGCTTGAAACGTTGCTTCTGCATCATTGCAGTGCATATCTAAGTCTAGACAAATGTTAGTGTGTGTTTGATTAAGCCAGATAAAATTCTGATAATTAGGCAATAATTCACGGTTTTTATTGACTGCAATCTTGTCATCGCCTACGTGCTGGGCAAGATTAAACGAGTCATAAGGTGGCAAGCTAAAACCTTCACTTCTGCTACTAGTAAAGGCTTTAACATTATTGGGCGCTGGCCAATTTGGTTGAATGTAATTCTGCTGAAGCAAAATTACACTTCTCCGCTGCCGTGCTCAGATTTGTCTTCTCTTAAAACGTCTAAAAGTGCCACAAAATCTTCAGGTAACGGAGCTTGCCAACTTAACCATTCACCTGTTACTGGATGAGTCAATTCAAGCTGAATTGCGTGTAATGCTTGTCTACGGAACATTCTTAACATGTTAACCATATTTTCGTTACAAGCTTTTGGTGGTCTAGGTCGTCCTCCATAAGCTTGGTCACCAACTAAGGGATAACGGAGGTGCGACATATGTACGCGAATTTGGTGAGTACGCCCAGATTCCAATTTTAATCGAATATAAGTATGGGCACGAAATTTTTCTTTTACACGGTAATGTGTCATAGCAGGTTTGCCTGACTCTCGCACAGCCATACTAGTGCGCTTAGTAGGATGACGTCCGATAGGTTCATCGACCGTTCCACCAGCGACCATAGTACCCACTACAACGGCCTCATATTCGCGGCTAATTTCTCTTGCCTGTAGTTGCTCGACTAAATGGGTTTGAGCAGGAATAGTTTTAGCTACTACCATTAAACCGGTCGTATCTTTATCAAGTCTGTGTACAATACCAGCACGCGGTACATTGGCGATTTCAGGTGCATGATTGAGTAAAGCATTCAGGACTGTGCCGTCACTGTTGCCAGCTCCAGGATGCACCACTAGGTTCATAGGTTTGTTAATCACCAAAATATGTTCATCTTCATACACGATGTTTAAATCAATATCTTGGCCCTTATGTTGAACTTGCATTTCAATTTGGGCATCAATCTCAATAAGCTCTTCACCTATTAATTTTTCTCTAGGTTTATTGAGTATTTGCCCGTCGACTTTAACGTAATTAGCCAAAATCCACTCTTTTATGCGTGATCTTGAATAATCAGGGAACATTTCGGCCAAAGCTTGATCTAACCGTTTACCAAATAAGTTTTCAGGCACATTAGCCTGTAATTGAATTTTTTCATGTGGGGTAGACATGTATTAAACATCCTGAAAGTGTTTCGTAACGATTTATATGTGCATAGCCCAATTTGCTGGGGTAGAATGCGCTGCAGTTATCGATTAGGTAAAACACTATTCTAACGGATTTTTACCCCTAATGAATCATACATAACCAATCGAAATAGAAATGAGAGTAAATAAGGGCCATATGATCAGTAAAATCAAATTAAAAAATATTATATTAAGCAGTGTTTTAGTCGTTCTGGCTGGATGTTCATCTGCCCCAGAAGACGAAGACGTCGATTTAGTCCTTCGAAGTAAGAGTGCCCAAAGCCTATATGAGGACGCTAAAGAAAAAATGCGCCTCGGAAACTTTAACGCGGCAACAGAAACGTTAAGCGCGTTAGACTCTCGTTTTCCGTTTGGTCCTTTGTCACATCAAGTTCAATTAGACCTCATTTATGGCTATTACAAGACAGGTAAAACTGACGAAGCATTAGCTACCATTGATCGATTCACTCGACTCAATCCTAACCACTCAGATGTTGATTACGCTATTTACATGCGTGGTCTAACGAATATGGAAGTAGACAGTAACCTTTTTCAAGAGTTAGTTGGTATCGATAGATCTGACCGAGATCCTAGTAATTCACGTCAAGCATTTAATGATTTTAGGCGTTTGATTGAGAAATATCCAAATAGTAAATACGCTGCAGATGCGCAAAAACGTATGCTGCATATCAAAAGTCGTTTAGCAAAATATGAGATATCGATTGCTCGTTATTATATGCGCCGTGATGCCTATGTTGCAGCTGCTAATCGTGGTAGATATGTAATTGAACATTACCCTGACACGACACATGTGCAAGAAGCTCTTGAAATCATGGTCGAATGTTATGACCAGCTTCAACTGGATGAATTAAAAAACAATGCAATGAAAACCTTAAAATTGAATTATCCAAATAGTAGTTTTATTAGTTGATGATTGATAAGCATAAAAAAAACGCGCTGGTAGCGCGTTTTTTTTATGCTTGACGAAACTTTATTTAAAAAACAAATGGCTAAATGGATTTAACAATCTGGCAATACCTGCAGTAAAATGTAGAGGTTGATCAACTATAGTAAAAACTAGGCAACCATCATCAGCTTGAGAATGAGGTAAATGCTTATACTTGTTATTCATGAGAGTAAAATCACCGCAGTCATACTCGGCAATACCGTCACCATATTGACCATCGACTACCAGCGTCATCTCAGTACCTTTGTGAGTATGTTCAGGTACGCGGCCGCCCTTCTCCATATACATAAAATTAGCTTTACCGATATCACCTAAATCGACAGGTGCTTGCCATAACTTACCCACTAAACGAGACCAGTTTCCAGTGTTTTTGACATGGCGCCTTAGCGCCCTTGGTAATTCAAAAAATTTTCCGTCTAATTCAATAGAAGTATTAATAATCTCAGGTGTTGCTAATTTTGTTTCAGGTAAAGCAGTAATTTTGGACATCATTGCATAAAATTGGCTGTCCAGCGGCTCAGCCGATTTCTGAGGGTTAAATAATTCGCTAGCCAATTCTGCTTGAAATTCAATACATTCTTGCTGACATTGGGGGCACATATCAACATGTGCAGAAATCATTAACGCCATGGCAGGTTCACAATTACCTGCCGAAAACGAGCGTAAATCTGTGAAACTTGGGTGAAAATTAATCATTATCTTTTAACATCTCTTTTAAACGTTGTAATGCAAGTCTAGTTCTTGATTTTACCGTACCTAGTGGAATATCGAGCTCGTTAGCAACTTCCTGCTGAGATTTACCATTTATATAAATAGCTTCAATCACCAATCTTTGCTTTTCAGGTAAGGACTCAAACAAAACTCCAATTTCGTCCATGGTTACCTGGTGCTCTAAAGATACCTCATTGGCATCTGGCGTTTGTTCACACAAAACTGGCCATAAGTCGTCAGAGCAAACATCTTCTTTACGATTTCTTTGCTTTCTGAGCATATCGAAGCGAATATTTCTAGCTATAGTGAAAATCCACGTTGAGGGAGAACCTTTATCTGAATTAAACAAATGAGATTTTTGCCAAACATTAGACATTGTGTCTTGAACCAACTCCATTGCTAGTGCTTCATTACCCATTTGCTTTAGAGCATACGAACGCAACCTAGGTGCAAAGTAACTAAACACTTTAGAAAACGAGCGCTTGCAGCGCTCACTTGCAACGATGCTTAAATACTCAGACATTTCTTGTGCACATTCTATTGGCTTTACGGAATTAATTTGTTTTGTTTCCAGAGATATTCCAACTAACATGTATTTATACCATCAATTTATTGACACTTACAAATAATACTAGTTGTTTAGGTTAAAGGATCACTCTACCAATTCTGTTAAAAATTTTAAGGCATCTAAACAGTTTTTTTGTTGCAAAAATTGTTGCTTTTGTTTCGCGTCTACTGGTATCAGTTCTAGCCATCGATATATTACCCATATCGGATCTGTAAATTTTGGGTTTTGGTATAACGATTGCAGTTCTGGATACTTTTCAAAAATCTCTCTGAGCCTTTCGTCAATAGGCGCAATTGAATGTATTTCTGACTGAGCTGTCCATTCATCTAACCACTGACAGTTAGCTGTTCTTAATCCATCACTCTCATTTGCTATAGATTTAATGCTAAAGCATTTATGCCCCTCTACAGTTACGCCCAAGAAACCATTGTCTAACAAATCAAAATCGATCACTTTAACGAAAGTACCTATCGGGTAAATGTGCTCATTTTTATCTTTATCGCCTTGAGAGTTGAGCATACAAATACCGAAACCAGTGTCGGCCTTGCATGCTTCTTTCACCATGCGGACATACCTAGGTTCGAATATTCTTAATGCCATCCTTCCACCTGGTAGCAAGTGTGCTGATAGTGGAAATAACGGGATCTCAAAAAATGAATTCATATAAAAGTATTTCGCTGTGTATTTAATTATCGTCGATACGCCAAGATCGGAGATTAAGATCGAAATTATAATAACAATATTTACTATTAAATGATCTCTGGATGACGCATCTGGGTATCTGGTAGCATTGGTAGTAGATCGACGTGGAACATCTTAGTAACTAAGATTGGACATAAACAGATATAAGACAGGACGACAGTGCCATAATGAGTAAACAGATTGCAATAATAGGGACAGGAATTTCAGGATTAACCTGTGGACATTTACTTCACCAAAAACATGACATTACTCTTTTTGAGGCAAATGGGTATGTTGGCGGCCATACAGCAACTAAAGATGTCGAAGTAAACGGTAAACATTATGCGATAGACACAGGGTTTATTGTTTTTAATGACTGGACTTATCCAAACTTTATTAAGCTAATGGACAAGATTGGTGTGCAATCCCAAGCCACAGAAATGAGTTTTAGCGTTAAAAATATCGCGCAAAATCTTGAATATAACGGTAATACACTCAATAGTTTATTTGCCCAAAGAAGGAATATACTGCGTCCTCGCTTCTGGAGAATAGTAAGAGACATTCTGAAATTTAACAAAACATGCAAAAAAGGAGCGGCAGAAAAATCTGATTATGGCCAGCAAACACTGCAAGAGTTTCTAATACGACATCAATTCAGTGATGATTTCACTTACAATTATATTTTGCCTATGTGTGCAGCAATTTGGTCAACTAGTTTAGAAGATATCAAAGCTTTTCCGTTTGCATTTTTTCTGCGGTTTTTCAATAATCATGGTTTACTCAATATTACTGACAGACCACAATGGCGCTCAATCACTGGTGGTTCAAGAGAATATATTACACCCCTTACTTCTGGTTTTGAAGATAAAATAAAGCTTAACAGTCCCGTGAAATCTGTGGCAAATAAAGGCAATCATAAATTAGTTCTTTTACAAGATGGCTCTGAGTATCTGTTTGATGATGTTATTTTTGCTTGTCATAGTGATCAAGCTCTGGCAATTATTGCTTCACCTAATGCCTACCACAAAGAAATTTTAGGGAATATGCCCTATGCCAAAAACGAAGTGGTTCTTCACACAGATCATAGTGTTTTACCTGTCAGAAAACTTGCATGGGCAAGCTGGAACTACCTTATCAAAGGCTATGATGGTGAATCTCAGGCACCTGCTGTATTGACTTACAACATGAATATTCTGCAAAATATTGAATCGGATACAACCTTTTGTGTGACTTTAAATAATTCTAAAGATATTGATCCAGACAAGGTATTAGGTACTTACTCCTATTCACATCCTCAATTTAACAATCAAACAGTTACCGCCCAATCAAGGTGGGCAGACATCTCTGGTAGCAATGGTCTACATTTTTGCGGTGCGTATTGGTATAAC
Coding sequences:
- a CDS encoding LON peptidase substrate-binding domain-containing protein yields the protein MNSFFEIPLFPLSAHLLPGGRMALRIFEPRYVRMVKEACKADTGFGICMLNSQGDKDKNEHIYPIGTFVKVIDFDLLDNGFLGVTVEGHKCFSIKSIANESDGLRTANCQWLDEWTAQSEIHSIAPIDERLREIFEKYPELQSLYQNPKFTDPIWVIYRWLELIPVDAKQKQQFLQQKNCLDALKFLTELVE
- a CDS encoding sigma-70 family RNA polymerase sigma factor, translating into MLVGISLETKQINSVKPIECAQEMSEYLSIVASERCKRSFSKVFSYFAPRLRSYALKQMGNEALAMELVQDTMSNVWQKSHLFNSDKGSPSTWIFTIARNIRFDMLRKQRNRKEDVCSDDLWPVLCEQTPDANEVSLEHQVTMDEIGVLFESLPEKQRLVIEAIYINGKSQQEVANELDIPLGTVKSRTRLALQRLKEMLKDND
- a CDS encoding NAD(P)/FAD-dependent oxidoreductase, whose amino-acid sequence is MSKQIAIIGTGISGLTCGHLLHQKHDITLFEANGYVGGHTATKDVEVNGKHYAIDTGFIVFNDWTYPNFIKLMDKIGVQSQATEMSFSVKNIAQNLEYNGNTLNSLFAQRRNILRPRFWRIVRDILKFNKTCKKGAAEKSDYGQQTLQEFLIRHQFSDDFTYNYILPMCAAIWSTSLEDIKAFPFAFFLRFFNNHGLLNITDRPQWRSITGGSREYITPLTSGFEDKIKLNSPVKSVANKGNHKLVLLQDGSEYLFDDVIFACHSDQALAIIASPNAYHKEILGNMPYAKNEVVLHTDHSVLPVRKLAWASWNYLIKGYDGESQAPAVLTYNMNILQNIESDTTFCVTLNNSKDIDPDKVLGTYSYSHPQFNNQTVTAQSRWADISGSNGLHFCGAYWYNGFHEDGVHSALDVCKSFGEHL